The following coding sequences lie in one uncultured Mailhella sp. genomic window:
- the rpmA gene encoding 50S ribosomal protein L27 yields the protein MAHKKAGGSSRNGRDSEGQRRGVKRFGGQHVLAGNIIVRQLGTVVYPGTNVGMGRDYTLFAKCDGVVKFEKFLRKRRVHKRVSIVPAEAAA from the coding sequence ATGGCACATAAAAAAGCAGGCGGCAGCTCCCGCAACGGTCGTGACAGTGAAGGTCAGCGCAGAGGCGTGAAGCGCTTCGGCGGCCAGCATGTTCTTGCCGGCAACATCATCGTTCGTCAGCTCGGCACTGTGGTCTATCCCGGCACCAACGTCGGCATGGGCCGCGACTACACCCTTTTCGCCAAGTGCGACGGCGTTGTGAAGTTTGAAAAGTTCCTCCGCAAGCGTCGCGTTCACAAGCGTGTGAGCATCGTGCCCGCGGAAGCCGCGGCGTAA
- the obgE gene encoding GTPase ObgE: MKFVDEATIQVKAGKGGNGCVSFRREKFVAKGGPDGGNGGDGGNVYARASTRLYSLYDFRLKRIYEAENGQGGMGSQCDGHKGEDLVIELPAGTQLYERTGEGEALFADVSDPDKLVLLAAGGRGGKGNEHFKSSTMRAPRFAQQGEPGEEKTFRLELKILADAGLLGLPNAGKSTFLSRVSAARPKIAAYPFTTLTPNLGVLIDECDPDRRMVIADIPGLIEGAHAGQGLGDRFLRHVERTRFLVHILSVEDVDLEADNPWEGFDLINDELSRFDPELALRRQIEVVNKIDLRTPEELDAIKARAKADGRDIVFISAREQIGLEELVERMWKLRDELDFNDPLVHYQDEVVVDEEFPDIEVIWTRE; this comes from the coding sequence ATGAAATTTGTGGATGAAGCCACCATTCAGGTGAAGGCGGGCAAGGGCGGCAACGGCTGCGTTTCCTTCCGCCGCGAAAAGTTTGTGGCCAAGGGCGGCCCCGACGGCGGCAACGGCGGCGACGGCGGCAACGTGTACGCCCGGGCCTCCACCAGGCTTTACAGCCTGTACGACTTCCGTCTGAAGCGCATTTACGAGGCCGAGAACGGTCAGGGCGGCATGGGCAGCCAGTGCGACGGCCACAAGGGTGAAGATCTCGTCATCGAACTGCCCGCCGGCACGCAGCTCTACGAGCGCACCGGCGAGGGCGAGGCGCTCTTTGCCGACGTTTCCGATCCGGACAAGCTGGTGCTTCTTGCCGCAGGCGGCCGCGGCGGCAAGGGCAACGAACATTTCAAGTCGTCCACCATGCGCGCCCCGCGCTTTGCCCAGCAGGGCGAACCCGGCGAAGAAAAAACGTTCCGCCTGGAACTCAAGATTCTGGCCGACGCCGGTCTGCTCGGTCTGCCCAATGCGGGCAAGTCCACCTTCCTGTCCCGGGTGTCGGCGGCCCGTCCCAAGATTGCCGCCTATCCCTTCACCACGCTGACCCCCAATCTCGGCGTGCTCATCGACGAATGCGATCCGGACAGACGCATGGTCATTGCCGACATTCCCGGCCTCATTGAAGGCGCGCACGCCGGTCAGGGACTCGGCGACCGCTTCCTGCGTCATGTGGAGCGCACGCGTTTTCTGGTGCATATTCTCAGCGTGGAGGACGTGGACCTCGAAGCCGACAATCCGTGGGAAGGCTTTGATCTCATCAACGACGAGCTTTCCCGCTTTGATCCCGAGCTTGCGCTGCGTCGTCAGATAGAAGTGGTCAACAAGATCGACCTGCGCACGCCGGAAGAACTGGATGCCATCAAGGCCCGCGCCAAAGCCGACGGGCGTGACATCGTGTTCATTTCCGCGCGCGAGCAGATAGGTCTTGAGGAGCTTGTCGAGCGCATGTGGAAACTGCGCGACGAGCTGGACTTCAATGATCCGCTTGTCCATTATCAGGACGAAGTGGTGGTGGATGAGGAATTCCCCGATATCGAAGTGATATGGACGCGCGAATAA
- the proB gene encoding glutamate 5-kinase, with protein MDTREKTLASAHTLVVKVGSAVLTTAEGLHLSVMYNLVEQLARLARQGRRVCLVSSGAVAAGRTALPDRGRTVEGLSGKQALAAIGQGCLMREYEHAFAAQGLLCAQVLLTRDDLRSRTRFLNARNTFMNLLDWGVVPIVNENDTVAVQELKFGDNDQLASLLLNLVEGDLYINLTSADGVMAVNPASVAPGETAPFLDSIEDIASLDIESLCGAKTSVGTGGMRSKLMAARRAAQLGVPTLILPGRRPDILDQAFAGEHVGTWVCPGEQAVSRRKYWMAYQSEPQGTVVVDEGAARALEEKGGSLLPGGVIAVEGSFEPGALVRVVCGEHHIGVGLSNYSSEDLDRIKGLRRVEVAAALGDAHYPEVIHRDNLLINAAV; from the coding sequence ATGGATACTCGTGAAAAGACACTGGCCTCGGCGCACACGCTGGTGGTGAAGGTGGGCAGCGCCGTGCTCACCACGGCGGAAGGACTGCATCTTTCCGTGATGTACAATCTGGTGGAGCAGCTCGCCCGTCTGGCCCGTCAGGGCCGGCGCGTGTGTCTGGTCAGCTCCGGCGCGGTGGCCGCGGGCAGAACGGCGCTTCCGGACCGCGGACGCACGGTGGAAGGACTTTCCGGCAAGCAGGCGCTGGCCGCCATCGGTCAGGGCTGTCTCATGCGCGAGTACGAACACGCCTTTGCTGCGCAGGGGCTTTTGTGCGCGCAGGTGCTGCTCACGAGGGACGATCTGCGCAGCCGCACCCGCTTTCTCAACGCCCGCAACACGTTCATGAATCTGCTCGACTGGGGCGTGGTTCCCATTGTCAACGAGAACGACACCGTGGCCGTGCAGGAGCTGAAGTTCGGCGACAACGATCAGCTTGCGAGTCTTCTTCTCAATCTTGTGGAAGGGGATCTCTACATCAATCTCACCAGCGCGGACGGCGTGATGGCCGTCAATCCCGCAAGCGTTGCGCCGGGCGAAACCGCTCCCTTCCTCGACAGCATTGAGGACATCGCCTCTCTGGACATCGAATCGCTCTGCGGAGCCAAGACCAGTGTGGGAACCGGCGGCATGCGCTCCAAGCTCATGGCGGCCCGCCGCGCGGCGCAGCTCGGCGTGCCCACGCTCATTCTCCCCGGGCGTCGCCCCGACATTCTCGACCAAGCCTTTGCCGGGGAGCATGTCGGCACATGGGTGTGCCCCGGAGAACAGGCCGTGTCGCGCCGCAAGTACTGGATGGCTTATCAGTCCGAGCCGCAGGGCACCGTTGTGGTGGACGAAGGCGCGGCCCGCGCGCTGGAAGAGAAGGGCGGAAGCCTGCTTCCCGGCGGCGTGATTGCCGTGGAAGGCAGCTTTGAACCCGGAGCGCTCGTGCGCGTCGTGTGCGGAGAGCATCACATCGGCGTCGGCCTGAGCAACTATTCTTCGGAAGATCTGGACCGCATCAAGGGCCTGCGCCGTGTGGAAGTGGCGGCCGCGCTCGGCGATGCGCACTACCCCGAAGTCATCCACAGAGACAATCTGCTCATCAACGCGGCGGTGTAG
- a CDS encoding type III secretion system chaperone, with product MEWNAALESFGSSLGIDGLAPDADGSCSLLFDGENEITFTHDEEDRALFMYSEIGDAADLSKNACLALLEASLLGAETGGAALSVHGALGRVVLWKRFDDSALTPDTLSLAVNDFLAQVAVWKKKLAELCSAPGQEEAPSEGASLDAMSNFGMFV from the coding sequence ATGGAATGGAACGCCGCTCTGGAGAGCTTCGGCAGCTCTCTGGGCATTGATGGTCTTGCCCCCGACGCCGACGGCAGCTGCTCGCTGCTTTTCGACGGCGAAAACGAAATCACCTTCACCCATGACGAGGAAGACCGCGCGCTCTTCATGTACAGTGAAATAGGCGACGCCGCCGATCTTTCCAAAAACGCCTGTCTGGCGCTGCTCGAAGCCTCGCTTCTCGGCGCCGAAACCGGCGGCGCGGCGCTCTCCGTGCACGGGGCGCTCGGCCGCGTCGTGCTCTGGAAGCGCTTCGACGACAGCGCTCTCACCCCCGACACTCTGAGCCTTGCCGTAAACGACTTTCTGGCACAGGTTGCCGTCTGGAAAAAGAAGCTGGCCGAACTCTGCTCCGCGCCCGGCCAGGAAGAGGCTCCGTCGGAAGGCGCGTCTCTCGATGCCATGAGCAACTTCGGCATGTTCGTCTGA
- a CDS encoding GntR family transcriptional regulator produces the protein MKTSTVKSLQAYELIRELILQGELLPGARLVLADLEEKLQVGRGPIREALMRLDRSGLIRNLPYKGAVVAPLPTVREIRHIYELRVHLECLLATEAMKYADDIEEILRGMEQAAAPSATLFHADRAFHAALYKAAAMPHLLDTADTLVDHVEIFLHHRCYAAQDQKTLLGNSTGKFLTLFRRKTKPGFARA, from the coding sequence ATGAAAACTTCCACGGTAAAATCGCTTCAGGCCTACGAGCTCATCCGGGAGCTCATTCTTCAGGGAGAACTTCTTCCCGGCGCGCGGCTGGTTCTGGCCGATCTGGAAGAAAAGCTCCAGGTCGGCCGGGGCCCCATACGCGAAGCGCTCATGCGGCTCGACCGCTCCGGACTCATACGCAATCTTCCCTACAAGGGCGCCGTTGTCGCGCCGCTGCCCACGGTGCGGGAAATCCGGCACATCTATGAACTCAGGGTGCATCTGGAATGTCTGCTGGCCACCGAGGCCATGAAATACGCCGACGACATCGAGGAGATCCTGCGCGGCATGGAACAGGCCGCCGCGCCTTCCGCCACGCTGTTTCACGCCGACCGGGCCTTTCACGCGGCGCTGTACAAGGCCGCGGCCATGCCGCATCTGCTGGACACGGCCGACACGCTTGTGGATCACGTGGAAATCTTTCTGCATCACCGCTGCTACGCCGCGCAGGATCAGAAAACGCTGCTGGGGAACAGCACAGGGAAATTTTTGACGCTTTTCAGAAGAAAGACGAAGCCCGGCTTTGCGAGAGCCTGA
- the moaA gene encoding GTP 3',8-cyclase MoaA: MAEPHEDYPAVLTDAHGRTVRYLRISVTDRCNLCCRYCRDDSVPFIPHENILRFEEIEKIIEIAVTLGVHKLRFTGGEPFARKGFLDFLIKIHRRFPQTALKLTSNGTLLAPALDTLKELGVSVNLSLDSLDRAKYASITGKDVLPTVLDNMHRMLELGIPLKINAVAMRGVNDNELPALAAMAMDWPVDVRFIEFMPMGDSTIWSNNLFWPAADILESARRHWRLEPVALRRKDGQGSEGHTAEERGPAKLWKLITPEGQVSKGSFGLITSVTQSFCQSCNRLRLTAEGNIRTCLFDDREYPIRDALRDKGEEEVRRIMIDAVSRKPVGAEILAASNGPVAHKRMSAIGG; the protein is encoded by the coding sequence ATGGCAGAACCGCACGAAGACTACCCCGCCGTTCTCACCGACGCCCACGGCAGAACGGTGCGCTACCTGCGCATTTCCGTGACCGACCGCTGCAATCTCTGCTGCCGCTACTGCCGCGACGACAGCGTGCCCTTCATTCCGCACGAAAACATTCTGCGCTTTGAAGAAATCGAAAAGATCATTGAAATCGCCGTGACGCTCGGCGTTCACAAGCTGCGCTTCACCGGCGGCGAACCCTTTGCCAGAAAGGGCTTTCTTGACTTTCTCATCAAGATTCACCGGCGCTTTCCGCAGACGGCGCTCAAGCTCACCTCGAACGGCACCCTGCTTGCTCCGGCGCTCGACACGCTCAAGGAACTCGGCGTATCGGTCAACCTGTCCCTCGACTCGCTCGATCGAGCCAAATACGCGTCCATCACCGGCAAAGACGTGCTTCCCACCGTGCTCGACAACATGCACAGAATGCTGGAACTCGGCATTCCGCTCAAAATAAACGCGGTGGCCATGCGCGGCGTCAACGACAACGAGCTTCCCGCCCTGGCCGCCATGGCCATGGACTGGCCCGTGGACGTGCGCTTCATCGAATTCATGCCCATGGGCGATTCCACCATCTGGTCGAACAACCTGTTCTGGCCCGCGGCCGACATTCTGGAGAGCGCCCGCAGGCACTGGCGGCTTGAACCCGTGGCCCTGCGTCGCAAGGACGGTCAGGGAAGCGAAGGCCACACGGCCGAAGAGCGCGGACCGGCCAAGCTGTGGAAGCTCATCACGCCGGAAGGCCAGGTCTCGAAGGGAAGCTTCGGACTCATCACCTCAGTGACGCAGAGCTTCTGCCAGTCCTGCAACCGCCTGCGCCTCACGGCGGAAGGCAATATCCGCACCTGCCTTTTCGACGACAGGGAATACCCCATCCGGGACGCCCTGCGCGACAAGGGCGAAGAGGAAGTGCGCCGCATCATGATCGACGCGGTGTCCCGCAAGCCCGTGGGCGCGGAAATTCTTGCCGCAAGCAACGGCCCCGTGGCTCACAAGCGCATGTCCGCCATCGGCGGATAA
- the moaCB gene encoding bifunctional molybdenum cofactor biosynthesis protein MoaC/MoaB: protein MSEFSHIDAAGAARMVDVSAKKETKRTAIARAVVELNSHTLELLKARALPKGDVLTVAQVAGIMAAKRTSELIPMCHPLGLTHADVRFKVQDEPPSVLLEASASTSGRTGVEMEAIVAAQVAAATIYDMVKAVQKDVIIRDVRLILKSGGKSGLFKTDDPLLFEVEDTPLPAPRPAPEAWTGEGLAVACITLSDKGYAGDRVDESGPALLDMLSALSPARRQLFLLPDDPRALRKLVKDLAASGWGLIVTTGGTGLSPRDFTPEALIPVLDRRLPGFEQVMFAEGLTHTPRAVLSRCLAGTLGRTMLIALPGSRLAAQENLAALLPVLPHALEKLNGDMSDCGRS from the coding sequence ATGTCTGAATTCTCTCATATCGACGCCGCAGGCGCCGCCCGCATGGTGGACGTGAGCGCAAAGAAAGAAACCAAGCGCACTGCCATCGCCCGGGCCGTGGTGGAACTCAATTCCCACACGCTGGAACTGCTCAAGGCCAGGGCACTGCCCAAGGGCGACGTGCTCACCGTGGCGCAGGTGGCCGGCATCATGGCGGCCAAGCGCACCTCGGAACTCATTCCCATGTGCCATCCGCTGGGCCTCACCCATGCCGACGTGCGCTTCAAGGTGCAGGACGAACCGCCTTCCGTGCTGCTCGAAGCCTCGGCCAGCACGTCCGGCCGCACCGGCGTGGAAATGGAAGCCATCGTCGCGGCCCAGGTGGCGGCGGCCACCATCTACGACATGGTCAAGGCCGTGCAGAAGGACGTTATCATCCGCGACGTGCGCCTCATTCTCAAGTCCGGCGGCAAGAGCGGCCTGTTCAAGACCGACGATCCGCTGCTCTTCGAGGTGGAGGACACGCCGCTGCCCGCGCCGCGTCCCGCGCCCGAAGCCTGGACGGGCGAAGGGCTTGCCGTGGCCTGCATCACCCTTTCCGACAAGGGCTACGCCGGCGACCGCGTGGACGAAAGCGGCCCCGCTCTGCTCGACATGCTCTCCGCGCTCTCTCCGGCCCGCCGTCAGCTCTTCCTGCTGCCCGACGATCCGCGGGCGCTGCGCAAGCTGGTCAAGGATCTTGCCGCGTCCGGCTGGGGACTCATCGTCACCACCGGCGGCACCGGCCTCTCGCCCCGCGACTTCACGCCGGAAGCCCTGATTCCCGTGCTGGATCGCCGTCTGCCCGGCTTTGAACAGGTCATGTTCGCCGAAGGACTCACCCACACGCCGCGCGCCGTGCTTTCCCGCTGCCTTGCGGGCACGCTGGGACGCACCATGCTCATCGCCCTGCCCGGAAGCCGTCTTGCCGCGCAGGAAAATCTCGCCGCGCTCCTGCCCGTGCTGCCGCACGCGCTGGAAAAGCTCAACGGCGACATGAGCGACTGCGGAAGGAGCTAG